One window from the genome of Streptomyces cadmiisoli encodes:
- a CDS encoding MMPL family transporter: MKLSETERSGVAALARWSIAHRWTVIVAWLVLALAGAAAAQSDSRLSFAFDLPGQPAYETNERILDSFGSGGSNAPLIVVARLPEGGLSSPQAQSELHILDERVRRAVPGARTASAVSDPAGAASFVSKDGRTTFAMVYPVPDFTSADPYSKALPAIEDALSAIRVGGEPVRITGASVLAAGGSSSSTSVLVETILAGVAALVVLAIVFGSLLALLPLLIAAIAIPTTFVGIYALTYATTMSTLVQNIVALVGLGVAIDYALLVVTRWREERAAGRSNRDAVLASASTAGSSVVFSGITVTVSLAALALTNVPFLRSIGLAGMLIPLISVAVSITLLPVILDAAGSRLEWPRKRPPTSVSRMWTTIAAWVVRHRIAGTAGSLALIAALIIPGFSLQLGQPQAAAQATTASAQASAGLQALTDSGIGAGVLRPTEVVLPAGRSLTAPDGITLVRPAAWNRDGIHVAAAWSSADASTDAGEKALTQLQAAANVVPGAQIGGSPAQDRDFIDALYGSNLWIIIAVITVVTFLLLSRALHSIWLPVKALLLNAISLAAAFGVLTLIWQEGHGSGLFSSPATGAITLWVPLAVFALLFGLSMDYEVFILTRINEEYAAGHTADRAVIRGIGHTGRLVSSGALILVFAFVALGGVPQTDVKILSTGLAAGIVIDATIIRGVLAPALVSLLGHLNWWLPRRVQRILRIAPIRPQNPPSSSPRK, from the coding sequence ATGAAACTCTCAGAAACTGAGCGATCGGGGGTGGCGGCCCTTGCCCGCTGGTCCATCGCCCATCGGTGGACGGTGATCGTGGCCTGGCTGGTGCTGGCGCTCGCGGGGGCCGCCGCCGCGCAGTCGGACAGTCGGCTGTCGTTCGCCTTCGATCTGCCCGGGCAGCCTGCTTACGAGACCAATGAGCGCATCTTGGACTCGTTCGGTTCGGGCGGCAGCAACGCGCCTTTGATAGTTGTTGCCCGCCTTCCCGAAGGCGGTCTGTCCTCGCCGCAGGCGCAGAGCGAGTTGCACATCCTCGATGAGCGGGTGCGGCGTGCGGTGCCCGGGGCTAGGACGGCTTCGGCTGTCAGCGACCCTGCCGGCGCGGCGTCATTCGTGTCCAAGGACGGCCGCACCACTTTTGCCATGGTCTACCCGGTTCCTGATTTCACCAGCGCAGACCCCTACTCAAAAGCTCTCCCCGCCATCGAGGACGCGCTCTCGGCAATCCGGGTGGGCGGCGAACCAGTGCGCATCACCGGCGCCTCCGTGCTCGCGGCCGGCGGATCCAGCAGCAGCACCAGTGTGCTGGTGGAGACCATTCTCGCCGGAGTGGCAGCCCTCGTAGTTCTGGCGATCGTCTTCGGTTCCCTGCTCGCGCTGCTGCCGTTGCTCATCGCGGCAATAGCCATCCCGACGACATTCGTCGGCATATACGCCCTGACCTACGCCACGACCATGTCCACTCTGGTGCAGAACATCGTGGCCCTGGTCGGCCTCGGCGTTGCGATCGACTACGCCCTGCTCGTAGTTACCCGCTGGCGCGAGGAACGAGCCGCTGGCCGCTCAAACCGGGACGCGGTCCTGGCATCCGCTTCGACCGCCGGCAGCAGTGTCGTCTTCTCGGGGATCACGGTCACCGTCAGCCTTGCCGCGCTGGCTCTGACCAATGTGCCGTTCCTGCGAAGCATCGGCCTGGCTGGCATGCTCATCCCTCTCATCAGCGTCGCCGTCTCCATCACCTTGCTCCCCGTCATCCTTGATGCAGCAGGCTCCCGCCTGGAATGGCCCCGCAAACGCCCTCCCACCTCGGTCAGCCGCATGTGGACCACCATCGCCGCCTGGGTTGTACGCCATCGCATCGCCGGCACCGCTGGTTCCTTGGCTCTGATAGCGGCGCTCATCATTCCGGGTTTCTCCCTCCAGTTGGGTCAGCCGCAGGCCGCAGCACAAGCCACCACAGCCTCCGCCCAGGCCAGTGCCGGCCTGCAAGCGCTCACCGACTCCGGCATCGGGGCCGGCGTACTGCGCCCCACCGAAGTGGTTCTGCCGGCTGGTCGGTCCCTGACCGCGCCGGACGGCATCACCCTCGTCCGACCGGCAGCCTGGAACCGCGATGGCATTCACGTCGCCGCTGCCTGGAGCAGTGCCGACGCGTCCACGGATGCGGGGGAGAAGGCTCTGACGCAGCTGCAAGCCGCCGCCAACGTCGTACCCGGCGCACAGATCGGCGGCTCTCCGGCACAGGACCGCGATTTCATTGACGCGCTCTACGGCAGCAACCTGTGGATCATCATCGCCGTCATCACGGTGGTGACCTTCCTGCTGCTCAGCCGTGCCCTGCACTCCATCTGGCTGCCCGTCAAGGCCTTGCTGTTGAACGCCATTTCGCTTGCGGCTGCGTTTGGCGTCCTCACCCTGATTTGGCAAGAGGGGCACGGCTCAGGACTGTTCTCCAGCCCTGCCACCGGGGCGATCACCCTATGGGTGCCACTGGCCGTGTTCGCCCTGCTGTTCGGGCTGTCCATGGACTATGAAGTGTTCATCCTGACCCGCATCAACGAGGAATACGCCGCGGGCCATACGGCCGACAGGGCAGTCATCCGAGGCATTGGCCACACCGGACGCCTGGTGAGCTCCGGAGCCCTCATCCTCGTCTTCGCCTTCGTCGCCCTTGGCGGAGTGCCTCAGACCGACGTCAAGATCCTTTCGACCGGCCTTGCCGCGGGCATCGTCATCGACGCAACCATCATCCGCGGTGTACTCGCGCCGGCACTCGTCTCCCTTCTCGGCCACCTCAACTGGTGGCTCCCCAGGCGAGTTCAGCGAATCTTGCGCATCGCCCCCATCCGCCCGCAGAACCCACCTTCCTCCTCACCGCGAAAGTAG
- a CDS encoding transposase: MHWCAQWPERRFAVEGTGGLGRSLAQQLAAAGEDVVDVPSTLSARARLLATGGDRKTDPADALHVAQVAVFRTDLRKVTAEDQSTILRLLTERHDDLTSERTRIVNRLHAVLRDLLPGGARTRLSAEKAATLMKGIRPATATDHCLGDIARDLLADLRRLDRQVKDNEAQMRDALAAARTSLTSLPGLGTVLAAKLLGHVGDISRFPTDHHFASYVGSAPLDASSGKRVRHRLNIGGIRALNSALHIIAVCQIRNDGRGRE; encoded by the coding sequence CTGCACTGGTGCGCACAGTGGCCCGAGCGCCGGTTCGCGGTCGAAGGTACCGGCGGTCTCGGCCGGTCTCTCGCTCAGCAGCTGGCCGCTGCGGGCGAGGATGTCGTCGACGTGCCTTCCACCTTGTCGGCCAGGGCCCGTCTTCTGGCCACCGGCGGGGACCGGAAGACCGACCCCGCGGACGCTCTCCACGTAGCCCAAGTCGCGGTTTTCCGCACCGATCTGCGCAAGGTCACCGCGGAGGACCAGTCCACGATCCTGCGGCTGCTGACCGAGCGGCACGACGACCTGACCAGCGAGCGGACGCGGATCGTTAACCGTCTCCACGCGGTCCTTCGCGACCTGTTGCCCGGTGGTGCCCGCACCCGGCTTTCGGCAGAGAAGGCCGCGACTTTGATGAAGGGCATCCGGCCGGCCACTGCGACGGACCACTGCCTTGGGGACATCGCTCGTGATCTGCTGGCCGACCTGCGCAGGCTTGACCGGCAGGTCAAGGACAACGAGGCCCAGATGCGCGATGCTCTCGCTGCCGCACGAACCAGCCTGACCTCGCTGCCCGGGCTGGGCACGGTACTGGCTGCGAAGCTCCTGGGCCATGTCGGCGACATCAGCCGCTTCCCGACAGACCACCACTTCGCCAGCTACGTCGGCAGCGCGCCCTTGGACGCCTCCAGCGGCAAACGGGTACGCCATCGGCTCAACATCGGAGGCATCAGGGCTCTGAACAGCGCGCTTCACATCATCGCTGTCTGCCAGATCCGTAACGATGGGCGCGGCCGGGAGTAA
- a CDS encoding YncE family protein, producing MGILVAVCTALLPGIAPQGAVANPKPPQTVSRAYVTNFDTDTVTVINTDTNAVLTTIPVGETPIDVDVDQGRARAYVVNRESGTVTVINTTTNAVLTTIPVANAPTDVEVDPGRARAYVTNAADDTVSVINTDTNAVLTTVPVGTGPTGVAVDPARARAYVANREDDTVSVINTDTNAVLTTVPVGAGPFDVGVDPGRDRAYAINQSGNSVSVINTDTNAVLTTVPVGTGPTGVAVDPARARTYVVNAESNTVTGINTDTNAVVDTLTVGDEPARATADPSRARVYVTNYASGTISVINTNTDEVVDTIDAGDGPVGVAIVSLSSAREGKCSGICA from the coding sequence GTGGGCATCCTGGTGGCGGTATGCACCGCGCTGCTGCCAGGTATCGCCCCGCAGGGGGCAGTAGCCAACCCCAAGCCTCCCCAAACCGTCAGCCGCGCCTATGTGACCAACTTTGACACCGACACGGTGACGGTGATCAACACCGACACGAACGCGGTGCTCACCACCATCCCCGTTGGCGAGACCCCGATCGACGTGGACGTAGACCAGGGTCGCGCCCGCGCCTACGTAGTCAATCGCGAGAGCGGCACGGTGACGGTGATCAACACCACTACGAACGCGGTGCTCACCACCATCCCCGTCGCCAACGCCCCGACTGACGTGGAGGTAGACCCGGGCCGCGCCCGCGCTTACGTGACTAACGCGGCCGACGACACCGTGTCGGTGATCAATACCGACACGAATGCGGTGCTCACAACCGTTCCCGTCGGTACCGGTCCGACGGGCGTCGCGGTGGACCCGGCTCGTGCCCGCGCCTACGTTGCCAACAGAGAAGACGACACCGTGTCGGTGATCAACACCGACACGAACGCGGTGCTCACGACCGTCCCCGTCGGCGCCGGCCCGTTCGACGTCGGTGTAGACCCAGGTCGCGACCGCGCCTACGCGATCAACCAGTCCGGCAATTCGGTGTCGGTGATCAATACCGACACGAATGCGGTGCTCACAACCGTTCCCGTCGGTACCGGTCCGACGGGCGTCGCGGTGGACCCGGCCCGTGCCCGCACCTACGTTGTCAACGCGGAAAGCAACACGGTGACAGGTATCAACACCGACACGAATGCGGTAGTCGACACCCTCACCGTCGGCGACGAACCGGCCAGGGCAACGGCGGACCCGTCCCGCGCCCGCGTGTACGTGACCAACTACGCGTCCGGCACGATCTCGGTGATCAACACCAACACTGACGAGGTGGTCGACACCATCGACGCTGGCGACGGCCCGGTCGGAGTGGCCATCGTGAGCTTGAGCTCGGCTCGTGAGGGCAAGTGCAGCGGTATCTGCGCCTGA
- a CDS encoding pirin family protein, protein MQPTVDVRHSRERFRTNLSWLDSKHSFSFSHHFDPQNTHHGLLLVSNDDIVTAGTGFETHPHQDMEIVTWVLQGSLVHQDSTGHSGLIYPGLAQRMSAGTGILHSEKNDSWRLEGGSTHSDPVHFVQMWIVPDEAGIPPGYEQLEIDDELLRRGLTTVASGMDKHSDTTAIRIRNKYAALHAARLSSGDSVALPEAPFLHLYVPRGRIVLEGTGKLQEGDAVRFTATGGQRITAEEPAGAEILVWEMHATVRGW, encoded by the coding sequence ATGCAACCGACCGTCGACGTGCGACACAGCCGGGAACGCTTCCGAACAAACCTGTCCTGGCTTGATTCCAAACACTCCTTCTCGTTTTCCCATCACTTCGACCCGCAAAATACTCATCACGGCCTTCTGCTGGTCAGCAACGACGACATCGTCACAGCAGGAACAGGTTTCGAGACCCACCCCCATCAGGACATGGAAATCGTCACATGGGTATTGCAGGGGTCTTTAGTACATCAAGATTCCACAGGACATTCTGGCTTGATCTATCCTGGTCTGGCCCAGAGGATGAGTGCGGGAACGGGAATTCTACATTCGGAGAAGAACGACTCCTGGCGCTTGGAGGGCGGGAGCACCCATTCCGATCCAGTGCACTTTGTGCAAATGTGGATCGTACCGGATGAGGCCGGGATCCCACCGGGTTACGAACAGTTGGAGATCGACGACGAGCTCTTGCGCCGTGGCCTGACCACCGTCGCCTCCGGCATGGACAAGCACTCGGACACCACTGCCATCCGCATCCGGAACAAGTACGCAGCGCTGCACGCGGCCCGGCTCTCGTCAGGCGACTCGGTCGCACTGCCCGAGGCTCCCTTCCTCCATCTGTACGTGCCAAGGGGAAGAATCGTCCTGGAAGGCACAGGCAAGCTTCAGGAGGGGGACGCGGTGCGCTTCACTGCAACTGGCGGCCAGCGCATCACGGCCGAAGAGCCTGCAGGTGCGGAGATCCTCGTATGGGAGATGCACGCCACTGTCCGGGGCTGGTAA
- a CDS encoding cupin domain-containing protein, whose product MTHSTPIRAMPPTRGSHATIGVWMLPSPARLSFRFPTRGEYSGHGRPNGRAVMVKVRFSWGFLAVGLAATALSCAPAAQRASGKVPVAATASERPYETFKITYEQELPNIKGKSFTSATVDFPPNGHAVPHRHGDAFVYAYVLEGTFRSQLEGQPVETYKEGEYWVEPPGAYHVLTENTSETEPGKLLVVFVSNTGDELKVPQP is encoded by the coding sequence GTGACGCACAGCACGCCGATCCGCGCGATGCCGCCGACCAGAGGCAGCCACGCCACCATCGGCGTCTGGATGCTGCCTTCTCCGGCGCGCCTGTCGTTCCGCTTTCCGACCAGGGGTGAATATTCCGGTCATGGAAGGCCGAATGGGAGAGCAGTGATGGTCAAGGTGCGTTTCTCTTGGGGTTTTCTGGCCGTTGGTCTGGCGGCCACGGCGCTGTCCTGCGCCCCGGCTGCACAACGGGCAAGCGGCAAGGTGCCGGTCGCCGCGACGGCTTCGGAGCGACCCTACGAGACGTTCAAGATCACCTACGAGCAAGAACTTCCGAACATCAAGGGAAAGTCGTTCACCTCGGCGACCGTGGACTTTCCACCCAACGGACACGCGGTGCCGCATCGTCACGGCGACGCGTTCGTCTACGCCTACGTACTCGAGGGCACCTTCCGCAGCCAGCTCGAAGGACAGCCGGTGGAGACCTACAAGGAGGGCGAGTACTGGGTCGAGCCGCCGGGCGCCTACCACGTGCTGACGGAGAACACCAGCGAGACGGAACCGGGGAAGCTGCTGGTCGTCTTCGTCTCCAACACAGGAGACGAGCTCAAGGTCCCGCAACCGTAG
- a CDS encoding winged helix-turn-helix domain-containing protein: MRRWRRVWEEGGVSALRRRAATGRPPKLDDAQVETVRAALMRGAQAHGFEADLWTLERVGAVVERATGVALSRASVWRLLTGWLGWSLQRPERRAVERDESEIARWIAHEWPRIKKGP, translated from the coding sequence GTGCGGCGTTGGCGTCGGGTGTGGGAGGAGGGCGGCGTTTCGGCCCTGCGGCGCCGTGCGGCCACCGGTCGCCCACCCAAGCTGGACGACGCCCAGGTCGAGACCGTCCGGGCCGCGTTGATGCGAGGTGCTCAGGCTCATGGATTCGAGGCCGACCTGTGGACCCTGGAACGAGTCGGCGCCGTCGTGGAGCGGGCGACGGGAGTGGCGCTGTCGAGGGCGTCGGTGTGGCGACTGCTGACCGGCTGGCTCGGATGGAGTTTGCAGCGGCCCGAGCGGAGGGCGGTCGAACGGGACGAGTCGGAGATCGCCCGTTGGATCGCGCACGAGTGGCCGCGCATCAAAAAGGGGCCGTGA
- a CDS encoding transposase, with protein sequence MRAWVAEQDWLTLERLPAYAPELNPVELLWSSLKKRELARPRRRPPRRCRRRHRTRHPPRQPQPTTAVVLPRPHRPDHPPTTPTELTKRSVVPRQANVRPVATPGTPPPPPERQHAPHSPLSAAVRRM encoded by the coding sequence ATGCGGGCTTGGGTGGCCGAGCAGGACTGGCTGACCTTGGAGCGATTGCCCGCCTACGCTCCCGAGCTGAACCCGGTGGAACTGCTGTGGTCCTCACTCAAGAAGCGTGAGCTCGCCAGACCTCGCCGGCGACCACCTCGCCGATGTCGCCGACGCCACCGAACAAGGCATCCACCGCGTCAACCACAACCCACGACTGCCGTGGTCCTTCCTCGCCCACACAGGCCTGACCATCCACCCACCACACCCACCGAACTTACGAAAAGATCAGTAGTGCCGCGGCAGGCAAACGTTCGCCCCGTCGCGACGCCCGGCACGCCGCCCCCACCGCCCGAAAGGCAGCACGCTCCCCACTCTCCGTTGTCGGCCGCAGTGCGGCGGATGTGA
- a CDS encoding FAD-dependent oxidoreductase, with amino-acid sequence MSQPRAAAVRNARRQAHGPGWVLAGDAGHYKDPVSAQGISDAFADAYVLADALDAGLSGSTGLDSALAGYAATRDAQRLGAFAYTCEQAELRHFGAGVLGDLAGTAADERAVEAFLNTFVGCDAPSDPGWLGESHY; translated from the coding sequence GTGTCGCAGCCACGGGCCGCGGCGGTCCGTAACGCCCGTAGGCAGGCCCACGGCCCGGGGTGGGTCCTGGCCGGGGATGCCGGCCACTACAAGGACCCCGTCTCGGCGCAGGGCATCTCCGATGCCTTCGCCGATGCCTATGTGCTCGCGGACGCCCTCGACGCCGGGCTCTCGGGCTCCACGGGCCTCGACAGTGCGCTGGCTGGCTACGCCGCGACCCGGGACGCGCAGCGCCTCGGGGCCTTCGCGTACACCTGCGAGCAGGCCGAACTGCGCCACTTCGGCGCCGGCGTCCTCGGCGACCTGGCCGGGACCGCCGCCGATGAGCGGGCCGTCGAGGCATTCCTGAACACCTTCGTCGGCTGCGACGCCCCCTCGGACCCGGGCTGGCTCGGCGAGTCCCACTACTGA
- a CDS encoding MarR family winged helix-turn-helix transcriptional regulator encodes MTTDGFYPGEDPSDQRQWRIIDALRRYGTDSTRLTHAFASQHQLRPVDLFALVAIMSAEGASTPLTPGELQGHLRLSSAGTSYLIDRLEASGHVRRSREDADDHRKVRLRYKEEGMRTALAFFGPLDESTNAILDQFNASELDVIARFTDAIAQAMKAHVEQI; translated from the coding sequence GTGACAACCGACGGCTTTTATCCCGGTGAAGACCCAAGCGACCAGCGCCAATGGCGGATCATCGACGCGCTGCGCCGCTACGGGACGGACTCAACCCGCCTGACACACGCTTTCGCCTCCCAGCACCAGCTGCGCCCAGTAGACCTGTTCGCCCTAGTGGCGATCATGTCGGCTGAGGGTGCCAGCACTCCGCTGACTCCCGGCGAGCTGCAAGGTCACCTGCGCCTGTCGTCTGCCGGGACGAGCTACCTCATCGACCGCCTCGAAGCCTCCGGTCACGTACGCCGAAGCCGCGAGGACGCGGACGACCACCGCAAGGTACGGCTGCGCTACAAAGAAGAAGGCATGCGCACTGCCCTGGCCTTCTTCGGCCCACTGGACGAGTCCACCAACGCGATACTCGATCAGTTCAACGCCAGCGAGCTCGATGTCATCGCCCGGTTCACCGATGCCATTGCCCAAGCCATGAAGGCCCACGTCGAACAAATCTGA
- a CDS encoding NAD(P)-dependent oxidoreductase, whose protein sequence is MSKIAVFGATGTIGTRLVDEALNRGHHVTAVVRDPSKYTKSGTYLTVVTGDVLDPASVASVAHGQDVVVSAVGGGDGPGHVATIRPSAESLIAGLRAAGDDPPLLIAVGGAGSLRTPTGDLVWDAEGLPEDLLQVMHAHGDALDLYRTVTDVPWTNCSPPASIEPGERTGTYRTDLDDLIIDDHGNSRISTEDYAVALIDEIENPQHAGERFTVGY, encoded by the coding sequence GTGTCCAAAATCGCCGTATTCGGAGCGACCGGAACTATTGGCACCCGCCTCGTGGACGAGGCGCTCAACCGCGGCCATCACGTCACCGCTGTCGTGCGTGACCCGTCGAAGTACACCAAGTCCGGGACATACCTGACGGTCGTCACCGGCGACGTCCTGGACCCCGCCTCCGTCGCCTCCGTCGCCCACGGCCAGGACGTCGTGGTCAGCGCGGTCGGTGGCGGTGACGGTCCAGGCCACGTCGCCACCATCAGGCCCAGTGCAGAATCGCTGATCGCTGGACTCCGCGCAGCGGGGGACGACCCACCACTGCTCATCGCGGTCGGAGGTGCCGGCTCACTGCGCACCCCGACCGGCGACCTGGTCTGGGACGCGGAAGGCCTGCCCGAGGACCTGCTCCAGGTCATGCACGCCCACGGGGACGCCCTGGACCTCTACCGCACGGTCACCGATGTGCCGTGGACGAACTGCAGCCCCCCGGCATCCATCGAGCCAGGCGAACGCACCGGCACCTACCGCACCGACCTGGACGACCTGATCATCGACGACCACGGCAACAGCCGCATCTCCACTGAGGACTACGCCGTCGCCCTCATCGACGAAATCGAAAACCCCCAGCACGCCGGTGAGCGCTTCACCGTCGGCTACTGA